The Platichthys flesus chromosome 10, fPlaFle2.1, whole genome shotgun sequence genome includes a window with the following:
- the mideasb gene encoding mitotic deacetylase-associated SANT domain protein, protein MPVMSVPAQQKPSAKRTGKRITFFNEQSVAMKETSQHPEGSYYVPGATASDPGQSEAASTVTSNPEGPHMFLNSVIFSPDKGDQSRGHYQQTVPMKWAHQEPNQQQPSLSQQQRAASWNPLSNWGQNFSNYMGGVNVTDSRTQNAFAKSMHETSGMQPHQQPANRAPDKQPLGAPDAYRDAVKAQGMEWEQQQQQQSQAFQESLKPGALNPTQSLQGGSSVLQPFQLAFGQPKQHLPAYYQSFQGNRTTLPNPPNYSTQAKPPHQLQQLQKQEQIQRQQHHIIQQQIQQQQHQHQMQQQQIIQHQQHVQQHLQQQQIQHEQQQQKMQQHQHQQQQQMQQQQQQLHIQQQMQHQQLQQQNPHVLDYYSAARNAHPPPHPQPVVVHSHESSAPAPPKIQEPAIQDITPEPQQSPDPLQPPLPSVPQSQPQTQTQSQTQLRRSRRLSKEGGAPSDNPFLSASADQAATGQQVSQNGAREVQAAPTGVIQSTRRKRRVSQEVNLETLAQKASEMESLPPHVLKDPHRPWSPPASEGLHAKRQRDDNLLPLVIPVSVPVRRQEPSSPDRDEAALASGWPPRPSHPQDLGRADHQPSVIVTRRRSLRNSLSESSEQNGGTEGEKEDDGKKSKRRPRPEPLFIPPPKPGLFIAPTPYCSITPYQSHLRSPVRLADNPLTMPPYTPPPILSPVREGSGLYFSTFLSSAAAGSQGLPPPVTPKSATRSLLRSNSCDITPPVLSAMCEATPVSIEPRINIGSRYQAEVPELRQRSGVELDPHRADLVWSPLNELQEKPDFHQKVEDLMHLACSSVLCGGGTNQELAHHCLYECKGDIMAALSLLMLRNPIFPKSHRLSDFHYSGSDSWTAAERRQFNKGITAYKKDFFMVQKQVTTKTVAQCVEFYYTYKKHVKIGRSGALMYGEAEPLDSRSTEEETDQKVSHRLEPQREEDSRKWEGSADRKQDVGSTRVSQSLQPTEKPGTVLIMKGQEDAGREKPPSRVVHPPQPPAPASKPRSEESARRTSPAAPTKAPPAPEGEFPCKKCGRIFFKVKSRSAHMKSHAEQEKKAAALRQKEADERAAAKAAADAAAALAARQHNGTRQVGGGDSTNDDSSDRDDEDDEDWQ, encoded by the exons ATGCCCGTCATGAGTGTACCTGCCCAGCAGAAACCCAGCGCCAAGAGGACGGGAAAACGCATCACATTTTTCAACGAACAAAGCGTAGCAATGAAGGAGACGTCTCAGCACCCTGAAGGGTCCTACTACGTCCCAGGGGCCACTGCCTCAGACCCTGGACAGAGCGAGGCCGCCAGTACCGTGACCTCCAATCCAGAGGgccctcacatgttcctcaacTCCGTCATCTTCAGCCCAGACAAAGGTGACCAGAGCAGGGGTCACTATCAGCAGACTGTTCCGATGAAGTGGGCCCACCAGGAGCCCAATCAGCAGCAGCCGTCACTGTCCCAGCAGCAGAGAGCCGCCTCCTGGAACCCCTTAAGTAACTGGGGtcaaaacttttcaaattaCATGGGAGGAGTTAACGTAACAGACTCAAGGACTCAGAATGCGTTCGCAAAGTCGATGCACGAGACCTCGGGCATGCAGCCGCATCAACAGCCCGCTAACAGAGCTCCAGACAAGCAGCCTCTAGGGGCCCCGGATGCCTACAGGGATGCAGTCAAGGCTCAGGGCATGGaatgggagcagcagcagcagcagcagtcccaGGCCTTTCAGGAATCCTTAAAACCCGGGGCACTGAACCCCACACAGTCCCTCCAAGGAGGAAGCTCAGTTTTGCAGCCCTTCCAGTTGGCCTTTGGTCAGCCCAAGCAGCACCTGCCAGCCTACTACCAGTCCTTTCAGGGCAACAGGACAACCCTACCCAACCCACCTAACTACTCAACGCAGGCTAAGCCCCCACAccagctacagcagctgcagaagcaAGAGCAGATACAGCGCCAGCAGCATCACATCATCCAGCAAcagattcagcagcagcagcaccaacaTCAAATGCAGCAGCAACAAATCATTCAGCATCAACAGCATGTGCAGCAACatctacagcagcagcaaataCAGCAcgagcagcagcaacaaaagATGCAgcaacatcaacatcaacagcagcagcaaatgcaacaacagcaacagcagctgcatATTCAGCAGCAAATGCAACATCAGCAGTTGCAACAACAAAACCCTCATGTGCTTGACTATTATTCTGCTGCTCGAAATGCACACCCGCCTCCCCATCCCCAGCCTGTGGTGGTACACTCCCATGAGTCCTCTGCTCCCGCTCCCCCAAAGATCCAGGAACCGGCCATCCAGGACATCACCCCTGAACCCCAGCAGTCGCCCGACCCCCTGCAGCCCCCTCTCCCCTCCGTGCCCCAGTCGCAGCCCCAGACACAGACTCAATCCCAAACGCAGCTTCGTAGGTCGCGGCGGCTCTCGAAGGAAGGAGGAGCGCCGTCCGACAACCCTTTTCTCTCGGCCTCTGCGGATCAGGCGGCCACGGGGCAGCAGGTCTCTCAGAACGGGGCCCGTGAAGTCCAGGCCGCCCCGACGGGCGTCATCCAGAGCACACGCAGGAAACGTAGGGTGTCCCAGGAGGTCAACCTGGAGACTCTCGCTCAGAAGGCCTCAGAAATGGAGTCTCTGCCACCACATGTTCTCAAG GACCCCCACCGGCCGTGGAGTCCCCCCGCCTCAGAGGGCCTGCACGCCAAGCGGCAGCGAGACGACAACCTCCTGCCGCTCGTCATCCCCGTGTCGGTTCCGGTGCGGCGGCAGGAGCCCTCGTCCCCTGACAGAGATGAAGCGGCCCTGGCTTCGGGCTGGCCCCCCAGGCCTTCCCACCCCCAGGACCTCGGCCGTGCAGACCACCAACCCTCGGTCATTGTCACGAGGAGACGCTCGCTCAGGAACTCCTTGTCAGAGAGCTCAGAGCAG AATGGCGGcacagagggggagaaagaggacgACGGCAAAAAGTCCAAACGGCGTCCCCGGCCCGAGCCCCTCTTCATCCCCCCGCCCAAACCGGGCTTATTCATTGCACCGACCCCCTACTGCAGCATCACACCGTACCAGAGCCACCTGCGCTCGCCTGTGCGTCTGGCCGACAACCCCCTCACCATGCCCCCTTACACACCTCCGCCGATCCTCAGCCCCGTCCGCGAGGGCTCGGGCCTCTACTTCTCCACCTTCCTGTCCTCGGCTGCAGCCGGCAGCCAGGGCCTGCCTCCGCCTGTCACGCCCAAGTCGGCCACACGCAGCCTGTTACGTTCCA ACAGCTGCGACATCACACCCCCGGTTCTGTCTGCGATGTGCGAGGCCACTCCAGTCAGCATCGAGCC ACGGATCAACATTGGGTCGCGGTACCAGGCGGAGGTGCCGGAGCTGAGGCAGCGGTCAGGTGTTGAGCTCGATCCCCATCGAGCCGATCTGGTCTGGTCTCCGTTGAACGAGCTGCAGGAAAAACCTGACTTCCATCAGAAAG tgGAAGATCTCATGCACCTGGCCTGCTCCAGTGTTCTGTGTGGAGGAGGCACCAACCAGGAGCTGGCTCACCATTGTCTGTACGAGTGCAAAGGCGACATAATG GCGGCTCTGTCGCTCCTGATGCTGAGGAATCCAATTTTCCCGAAGTCTCATCGTCTGTCAGACTTCCACTACTCAG GATCCGACAGCTGGACGGCAGCTGAGAGACGCCAGTTCAACAAAGGCATCACCGCGTACAAGAAGGATTTCTTCATGGTGCAGAAACAG GTGACCACGAAGACAGTAGCACAGTGTGTGGAGTTTTACTACACGTACAAGAAACACGTGAAGATCGGCCGCAGCGGGGCGCTGATGTACGGGGAGGCGGAGCCGCTGGACAgcaggagcacagaggaggagacggaccagaag GTCTCTCACAGGCTGGAGCCCCAGCGGGAGGAGGACAGCAGGAAGTGGGAAGGGTcagctgacaggaaacaggatgTGGGCTCCACCAGAGTGTCGCAGTCGCTGCAGCCCACCGAGAAA CCCGGGACCGTCCTGATCATGAAAGGCCAGGAGGACGCCGGGAGGGAGAAGCCGCCGTCCCGGGTCGTCCACCCCCCCCAGCCGCCGGCACCCGCCTCCAAACCACGCAGCGAGGAGAGCGCACGGCGGACGAGCCCCGCGGCGCCCACCAAGGCCCCCCCGGCTCCGGAGGGAGAGTTCCCCTGCAAGAAGTGTGGCAG gatcTTCTTCAAGGTGAAGAGCCGCAGCGCCCACATGAAGAGCCACGccgagcaggagaagaaggcGGCGGCTCTGCGGCAGAAAGAGGCCGACGAGCGAGCGGCGGCGAAGGCGGCGGCCGATGCGGCGGCTGCTCTGGCGGCTCGGCAGCACAACGGGACCCGGCAGGTGGGCGGGGGGGACAGCACCAACGACGACTCGTCGGACCGGGACGACGAGGACGACGAGGACTGGCAGTGA